GTGCTGCAGTGATGTTGAAGGACCTTTCGGATGAAGAACGCCTGCTATTTATAGGGCCTTGGATCAAGGGGCGAGAGCTCACAGACTTTGAGCAGGACACAGACTTGACCGAAAAGTGGGGGAAGCCTATATCTGAGATGATACAATTGCCTGTCAAGGTGGGATATTGGAGCATTCCAGGTCGTCCGATGTGTGCCCTTGTGGACTTTAGCAGCCTTTTTGAACAGAAAGGAGACTTATACTTCGAGATGTGGGAGAAGTACGGTGTCCGTAGCGAACTCGGGTATGGTGATTATGATGAGGCATGTATGTTCAGCATTGCCGCGGCCAAGGTGATGATGGCTTGGAAGGAACTGAGTGATCTTGATGGCAAGGTCATATCGATTTTCAATGAGTGGACTACAGGTATGGGGCTTCTGTACCTCCGATCTCACTGTCCCATGATAAGGACAGTATTCATTACCCATGCGACGACAGTCGGGCGTTCGATAGCAGGAAATGGCAAACCTCTGTATGACAATATGCAGTACTTCGATGGTAATCAGATGGCTGAAGAACTGAATGTGCAGGCAAAGCATACCCTTGAACGACTTGCAGCTTATCGTTCGGCAGCCTTTGGGACTGTAAGTGAGGTGACGAATGTGGAGTGTGCCCAACTCTTGGAGAAGCCTGCAGATGTGATAGTACCGAATGGTTTTGAACCCGGTTTTGTACCATCTCCTCCTGATATGAAGAAGATCAGAGAAAAGGCTCGTCATCGGATACTCGACATCACCCATGCGTTGTATGGCAAAGAGTTGGGTAAGGATGCTGTGGTTGTGGCCACTTCCGGACGAAGTGAGTATCGCAACAAGGGCTTGGATGCCTATATCGAAGCCATGGCTCAGGTGGCAGAAGATGAGACGATACAGAAGGATGTCATTGCACTCATCCTTGTGCCCGGCTGGATCAGTGGTGCAAGGGAAGATCTTGCTCATGCTTTGGATATCGGTGGGACTTTTTCCAAGTCTATGAGAGACCCCGTCTTATCTCATAGGCTTAATGCTCCTCATCACGATCCTATCCTTAA
This is a stretch of genomic DNA from Porphyromonas cangingivalis. It encodes these proteins:
- a CDS encoding glycosyltransferase; the protein is MIQPDFIFETSWEVCNKVGGIYTVLSTRAAVMLKDLSDEERLLFIGPWIKGRELTDFEQDTDLTEKWGKPISEMIQLPVKVGYWSIPGRPMCALVDFSSLFEQKGDLYFEMWEKYGVRSELGYGDYDEACMFSIAAAKVMMAWKELSDLDGKVISIFNEWTTGMGLLYLRSHCPMIRTVFITHATTVGRSIAGNGKPLYDNMQYFDGNQMAEELNVQAKHTLERLAAYRSAAFGTVSEVTNVECAQLLEKPADVIVPNGFEPGFVPSPPDMKKIREKARHRILDITHALYGKELGKDAVVVATSGRSEYRNKGLDAYIEAMAQVAEDETIQKDVIALILVPGWISGAREDLAHALDIGGTFSKSMRDPVLSHRLNAPHHDPILNHLMSYRDKWGVRVYPLYIPSYLDGRDGIVGMTYYELLSGVDLTLFPSYYEPWGYTPLESIAFGVPTVTTDKSGFGMWVKGLYETPSIRNCGVEVLHRNDHNMKTVAEDLALTISSFVALPDKTRSGVSEIAKGLSEEAYWDKFYIHYKQLFDQALKP